From the genome of Flavobacterium ovatum, one region includes:
- a CDS encoding transposase, with protein sequence MQDSFNEILKLLLPEIIINYFELTSYKKENEALHLYLKEINSLPKEYRQNKLSSKGFFDEITVQDFPIRGHKVYLHITRRRWLNEDTGKVVFRDWNLVADGTRVTQEFASFLKEINRF encoded by the coding sequence ATGCAAGATTCTTTTAATGAGATCCTAAAATTATTACTACCTGAGATAATAATAAACTATTTTGAACTTACTTCTTATAAAAAGGAAAATGAAGCACTCCATCTTTATCTAAAAGAGATTAATTCACTACCAAAAGAATATCGTCAAAACAAATTAAGTTCAAAAGGATTCTTCGATGAAATAACAGTCCAGGATTTCCCTATCCGCGGTCATAAAGTATATCTTCATATCACTCGTAGAAGATGGCTTAATGAAGACACTGGTAAAGTTGTTTTTAGAGATTGGAATTTAGTAGCAGACGGAACTCGTGTAACACAGGAGTTTGCGTCTTTTTTAAAAGAGATCAATAGATTCTAG